A single genomic interval of halophilic archaeon DL31 harbors:
- a CDS encoding MATE efflux family protein (KEGG: hje:HacjB3_13100 MATE efflux family protein~TIGRFAM: Multi antimicrobial extrusion protein MatE~PFAM: Multi antimicrobial extrusion protein MatE): MSSRHPSSSLTEGPILRPLVALAWPLVAIQLLQVAYNIADTFWLGRLSADAVGALSLAFPLVFLLISVGGGFTAAGAILVAQHTGAGGKRAAGEIAGQTLGFVLLVSVGLGALGFVATGPLLALLPTDPATAERIVPMAAAYMRVFFLGSPALFGFFIFTALMRGYGDARAPLRVMVLSVAVNVALDPVLIFGWGPFPALGVEGAAVATVASRSVAALAGFYLLFATATGPAINVRDLLPRREPVEKIVRLGVPSALEHSGVSLAMVAATAMVATFPPEVLAGYGLGNRLISLVFLPAMGLSQAMNTAVGQNLGAGEPERAQQAVKLGMVLVTAVLLVVAVIAYLRPEPIVAVFLPTGTATAVATIGHASDYLRIVAFAFVFLGLLEVALGTFRGAGNTTTALGISLVTLWVVRLPATYLLAFPLGWGPTGIWAAVALADVVGCAVALAWLSRGTWKRAVVESPTTGTGTGAAPTPETAAIDD; this comes from the coding sequence ATGAGTTCACGTCACCCCTCCTCCAGCTTGACGGAGGGGCCCATCCTTCGCCCGCTGGTCGCGCTCGCGTGGCCGTTGGTGGCGATTCAGCTGCTGCAGGTCGCCTACAACATCGCGGACACCTTCTGGCTCGGCCGGCTCTCTGCGGACGCCGTCGGCGCGCTCAGCCTCGCGTTCCCGCTGGTCTTTCTCCTCATCTCCGTTGGCGGGGGGTTCACCGCTGCGGGGGCGATTCTCGTCGCCCAGCACACCGGCGCGGGCGGGAAGCGTGCGGCCGGTGAAATCGCGGGGCAGACGCTCGGATTCGTGCTGCTCGTCTCGGTCGGCCTGGGCGCGCTGGGCTTTGTCGCGACCGGGCCGCTGCTGGCGTTGCTCCCGACCGACCCCGCGACTGCAGAGCGCATCGTCCCGATGGCCGCGGCGTACATGCGGGTGTTCTTCCTCGGGTCGCCCGCGCTCTTTGGCTTCTTCATCTTCACGGCGCTGATGCGGGGGTACGGCGACGCCCGCGCGCCGCTACGGGTGATGGTGCTCTCCGTCGCGGTCAACGTCGCCTTGGACCCGGTGCTCATCTTCGGCTGGGGACCGTTCCCCGCGTTGGGTGTTGAGGGCGCAGCCGTCGCAACCGTCGCGTCGCGCTCTGTTGCCGCGCTGGCGGGCTTTTACCTCTTGTTCGCCACGGCGACGGGGCCCGCAATCAACGTCAGGGACCTGTTGCCGCGCCGCGAACCAGTCGAAAAAATCGTCCGGCTGGGCGTCCCCAGCGCGCTGGAACACTCGGGCGTCTCACTGGCGATGGTCGCTGCGACGGCGATGGTCGCAACGTTCCCGCCCGAGGTGCTCGCGGGCTACGGCCTGGGGAACCGCCTCATCTCGCTGGTGTTCCTCCCCGCGATGGGGCTCTCACAGGCGATGAACACCGCCGTCGGCCAGAATCTCGGCGCCGGCGAACCCGAACGCGCCCAGCAAGCTGTCAAACTGGGAATGGTGCTGGTCACAGCGGTGTTGCTGGTGGTCGCCGTGATCGCGTATCTCCGACCGGAGCCAATCGTGGCCGTGTTCCTCCCGACCGGGACGGCGACGGCCGTGGCCACAATCGGCCACGCCAGCGACTACCTTCGCATCGTCGCGTTCGCGTTCGTCTTCCTCGGCCTGCTCGAGGTGGCGCTGGGGACGTTCCGCGGCGCGGGAAACACGACGACAGCGCTGGGAATCTCGCTGGTGACACTCTGGGTCGTCCGCCTGCCCGCGACGTACCTGCTCGCGTTCCCGCTGGGCTGGGGCCCGACGGGAATCTGGGCAGCCGTTGCCCTCGCCGACGTGGTCGGCTGTGCGGTGGCGCTGGCGTGGCTCTCACGGGGTACCTGGAAGCGGGCCGTCGTCGAGAGCCCGACGACTGGAACCGGAACAGGCGCAGCGCCAACACCCGAGACGGCGGCAATCGACGACTGA
- a CDS encoding methylthioadenosine phosphorylase (TIGRFAM: Methylthioadenosine phosphorylase~KEGG: hje:HacjB3_13090 methylthioadenosine phosphorylase~PFAM: Nucleoside phosphorylase): MTIGFIGGSGIYEALPLQKTRDVEVSTPYGEPSAPVTIGEFGETGREVAFLPRHGPDHQHSPTNLPYHANIYALKKVGVTHILATNAVGSLKEALSPQTLVVPDQIYDRTKNRELSFYGDGIVVHQPFAQPYCPEMVDHLSDAAESVADNAESDVHKGGTYVCIEGPQYSTKAESEQYRAQGWDVVGMTAIPEAKLAREAEMCYATLAGVTDYDVWKADHEVTLEEVLENAAANEEAIKDAVEEAIRRFPDDHDCDCHSSLEGTINTPTEAIPDETRERVDLLAGEYLED, encoded by the coding sequence ATGACCATCGGCTTCATCGGTGGCTCGGGCATCTACGAGGCCCTGCCACTCCAGAAAACCCGCGACGTTGAAGTGAGCACCCCCTACGGCGAGCCGTCGGCGCCCGTCACCATCGGTGAGTTCGGCGAGACCGGTCGGGAGGTCGCGTTCCTCCCCCGCCACGGCCCTGACCACCAGCACTCCCCGACGAACCTGCCCTACCACGCCAACATCTACGCGCTGAAGAAAGTCGGCGTCACCCACATCCTCGCGACCAACGCCGTGGGGAGCCTCAAAGAAGCGCTCTCCCCGCAGACACTCGTTGTGCCCGACCAGATCTACGACCGCACCAAGAACCGCGAACTCTCCTTCTACGGGGACGGCATCGTCGTCCACCAGCCGTTCGCCCAGCCCTACTGCCCGGAGATGGTCGACCACCTCAGCGACGCCGCCGAGTCGGTCGCCGACAACGCCGAGTCGGACGTGCACAAGGGCGGCACTTACGTCTGTATCGAGGGGCCGCAGTACTCTACAAAAGCGGAATCTGAACAGTACCGCGCCCAGGGCTGGGACGTGGTCGGGATGACCGCCATTCCCGAGGCAAAACTCGCCCGCGAGGCCGAGATGTGCTATGCGACGCTGGCCGGCGTCACGGATTACGACGTCTGGAAAGCCGACCACGAAGTCACCCTCGAAGAGGTGCTCGAGAACGCCGCTGCCAACGAGGAAGCCATCAAGGACGCCGTCGAGGAAGCCATCCGGCGCTTCCCCGACGACCACGACTGTGACTGCCACAGCTCGCTCGAAGGGACCATCAACACGCCGACGGAGGCGATTCCCGACGAGACCCGCGAGCGTGTGGATCTGCTGGCCGGGGAGTATCTCGAGGACTGA
- a CDS encoding Auxin Efflux Carrier (PFAM: Auxin efflux carrier~KEGG: hbo:Hbor_25260 permease) — MALLDIFASAILPIVLIAAVGFLLGRTRDVAPDSLNTAVVYVLAPALVLHSLLATELSGVTLLKLGAAATAYTLGMVALVELLGRAVGLEDPTLAALVLVATFPNAGNFGIPVSSFAFGAVGRGTAVLYIAVQSVLMYTVGVYIASRSGGSAGVGALKRVFRIPLVYAVLLALLMQWVGVVPALDSTAMETLELVGNASIPVMLLILGIQLAGTDYGAALPSVGAAAALKLAVAPVLAVGIALVVGFENPTVARTFILESSMPAAITPLILLIEFAGDVEVGGVTAPEFVSTVVAVTTLLSVPLLTILIAVLESGVLV, encoded by the coding sequence GTGGCGCTGCTCGATATCTTCGCCTCCGCGATCCTCCCCATCGTCCTCATCGCCGCCGTGGGCTTCCTGCTCGGCCGGACGAGAGACGTGGCCCCCGACTCGCTCAACACCGCGGTCGTCTACGTCCTCGCCCCCGCGCTGGTGTTGCACAGCCTGCTGGCGACGGAACTCAGTGGGGTGACGCTGCTCAAACTGGGCGCCGCGGCCACGGCCTACACGCTCGGGATGGTGGCTCTCGTGGAGTTGCTGGGCCGTGCAGTGGGGCTGGAGGACCCAACGCTGGCGGCGCTGGTGCTGGTGGCGACGTTCCCCAACGCCGGCAACTTCGGAATCCCCGTCTCATCGTTCGCGTTCGGGGCAGTCGGCCGCGGGACGGCCGTCCTCTACATCGCGGTGCAGTCAGTGCTGATGTACACAGTCGGCGTCTACATCGCCTCCAGGAGCGGCGGGAGCGCAGGGGTGGGCGCCCTCAAGCGGGTGTTCCGCATCCCGTTGGTGTACGCAGTGCTCCTGGCGTTGCTCATGCAGTGGGTCGGGGTCGTCCCCGCCCTCGACTCCACTGCAATGGAGACACTCGAACTAGTTGGGAACGCCTCCATCCCAGTGATGCTCCTGATTCTGGGCATCCAGTTGGCGGGCACGGACTACGGCGCCGCGCTCCCCTCCGTCGGCGCGGCGGCCGCACTGAAGCTGGCTGTTGCCCCGGTGCTGGCCGTCGGGATTGCACTCGTCGTTGGCTTCGAAAACCCGACCGTGGCGCGGACCTTCATTCTGGAGTCGTCGATGCCCGCGGCGATAACGCCGCTCATTCTGCTCATCGAGTTCGCTGGCGACGTGGAAGTGGGCGGCGTGACGGCCCCGGAGTTCGTCTCGACGGTCGTGGCAGTGACGACGCTGCTGTCGGTGCCGCTGCTGACCATCCTGATTGCGGTGTTAGAGTCCGGCGTACTCGTGTGA
- a CDS encoding chromosome segregation and condensation protein ScpA (PFAM: Prokaryotic chromosome segregation/condensation protein ScpA~KEGG: hbo:Hbor_25300 condensin subunit scpa), whose amino-acid sequence MSDDEEFSFSLSSDKPDTGEPGVDSGLLSEENAASMNEDPALSPGDDVAEAGEDEEDGEVEPVEVLVTLAKNGKIDPWDIDIVAVTDAFLQKLDEADLRASGRALFYASVLLRMKSDAMLNQDEPEEEEPEPWEVAMEGGADGHPGEPEPGFDPVDALEDEMDRRLERKSTRGTPETLDELVRELREAERGSRWKESRSYDTSNSPQGFSRGTQTLDYHAADDFRREDEPTEADVTGTTHDEEIETVIVDVGTALRERYDRGREEVLFTEVRDAGGRPMMTYLGLLFLSHRGDARLQQDELFGDLWIQNPETIEIEEPGGAGVEMEDGEEGDDSTAVAVDDDD is encoded by the coding sequence ATGAGCGACGACGAGGAGTTCTCGTTCAGCCTCTCGTCCGACAAGCCCGACACGGGCGAGCCAGGCGTCGACAGCGGCCTCCTCAGCGAGGAGAACGCGGCGTCGATGAACGAGGACCCCGCGTTATCCCCGGGCGACGACGTTGCTGAGGCTGGCGAGGACGAGGAGGACGGCGAGGTCGAACCGGTCGAGGTGCTCGTCACACTCGCCAAGAACGGGAAAATCGACCCGTGGGACATCGACATCGTCGCCGTCACAGACGCGTTCCTCCAGAAACTCGACGAGGCTGACCTGCGGGCATCTGGCCGGGCGCTGTTTTACGCATCCGTCCTGCTCCGGATGAAGTCCGATGCGATGCTGAACCAGGACGAACCCGAAGAGGAAGAGCCAGAGCCGTGGGAGGTGGCCATGGAGGGCGGCGCCGACGGCCACCCAGGCGAACCCGAACCCGGCTTCGACCCCGTCGACGCACTGGAGGACGAAATGGACCGCCGCCTGGAGCGCAAATCCACCCGAGGGACGCCCGAGACACTGGACGAACTGGTCCGGGAACTCCGGGAGGCAGAGCGCGGCTCACGCTGGAAAGAGTCACGCAGCTACGACACCAGTAACTCGCCGCAGGGGTTCTCGCGCGGAACCCAAACACTGGATTACCACGCAGCCGACGACTTCCGCCGCGAGGACGAGCCAACGGAGGCCGACGTGACCGGCACCACCCACGACGAGGAGATTGAGACAGTCATCGTCGACGTGGGAACGGCGCTTCGGGAGCGCTACGACCGTGGCCGCGAGGAGGTGCTGTTCACGGAGGTTCGCGACGCGGGCGGCCGGCCGATGATGACGTATCTGGGGCTGCTCTTTCTCTCTCATCGCGGTGACGCACGGCTCCAACAGGACGAACTGTTCGGCGATCTCTGGATTCAGAACCCCGAGACCATCGAGATCGAGGAGCCTGGCGGTGCGGGTGTCGAGATGGAGGACGGCGAGGAAGGCGACGATTCGACGGCTGTGGCGGTCGACGACGACGACTAA